A segment of the Symmachiella macrocystis genome:
CCGGCTCTAGTGATGTGGGACAGCGGTTGAAGCGCGTTCTGTTTCGCAAACTGTCACGAGGAACCTTCCACCTTGAGAGGAGACAACCATGACCGAAATCGCCAACGGAAACGCTGAGGAGACCGTTCGGGCATCCGTGCCCGCCGCTCGATTGGGGCGCCGTTCATTTCTGGCCACCGCTGCGGCAACTGCGGCAGCAACGGCCAATCTCGCCTTTGGACGTGATTATGGTCCCGGCGCGGCACCGGTCCGTTATCCAGATCCCGATGTGGTGGTCCTTGATCCTCGATTCGCCAAATACAAATTGGGCAACGCGCCGATTCAACGGCTGTATCGCGGCACGTTGTGGGCCGAAGGGCCAGCCTGGAATGGAGTCGGGAAGTATTTGTTGTGGAGTGACATTCCCAATAACGTCCAACATCGCTGGCTGGAAGAAGACGGACACGTCAGCACGTTTCGCAATCCGGTGGGAAACAGCAACGGCAACACCTTCGACTATCAAGGACGGCAAATCTCGTGTCAGCACGGACACCGCCGCGTCGTGCGATATGAATACGATGGCAGCATGACCGTCTTAGCCGACAAATGGGAGGGCAAACCGCTCAACGCTCCTAACGATGCGGTCGTGCACCCTCACGACGGGGCCATCTGGTTCACCGACCCGGGTTACGGCAGCTTGATGAATTATGAAGGGGTCAAGGGGCCGCTGCATATCAAGGAAGCGGTCTATCGTATCGACGCCAAAACCGGCAAGATGGACAAGGTCGCTGACGAGATTTACAAACCCAACGGCCTCTGCTTTTCACCCGATTACAAAAAACTCTACGTCGCCGACACGGGTGCGTCGCACTACCCCGACGCGCCCAAAGACATCAAAGTCTGGGACGTCGTTGACGGCAAGACGTTGGCCAATCGCCAAGTGTTTGC
Coding sequences within it:
- a CDS encoding SMP-30/gluconolactonase/LRE family protein, producing the protein MTEIANGNAEETVRASVPAARLGRRSFLATAAATAAATANLAFGRDYGPGAAPVRYPDPDVVVLDPRFAKYKLGNAPIQRLYRGTLWAEGPAWNGVGKYLLWSDIPNNVQHRWLEEDGHVSTFRNPVGNSNGNTFDYQGRQISCQHGHRRVVRYEYDGSMTVLADKWEGKPLNAPNDAVVHPHDGAIWFTDPGYGSLMNYEGVKGPLHIKEAVYRIDAKTGKMDKVADEIYKPNGLCFSPDYKKLYVADTGASHYPDAPKDIKVWDVVDGKTLANRQVFASMELNGKAGFADGIRADEDGNIWASAGWVGEGYDGVHIFAPDGDRIGQILLPEICSNVCFGGTKRNRLFMTASQSLYAVYVETKGAHVS